DNA sequence from the Alphaproteobacteria bacterium genome:
CCGGGATGAGGGTTTCGTAAGTTCGCGCTAGACGCTCACTAACGAAGCCCCTCACTTCGCCGCGATCACCATGGTGATCTGCCTGCCCTCGAATTTCGGATGCTGCTCGATCTTGCCGAGCGGATCGAGGATCGCCTTGACCTTATCGAGCACGGCCTGCGCCACTTCCTGGTGCGCCATTTCGCGGCCGCGGAAGCGCATGGTGATTTTCACCTTGTCGCCGTCTTCGAGGAACGCCTTGGCGTTGCGCATCTTGATGTCGAAATCGTGATCGTCGATCGACGGGCGCAGCTTGATTTCCTTGATCTCGATGATCTTCTGTTTCTTGCGCGCTTCGGCGGCCTTTTTCTGCATCTCGTATTTGAACTTGCCGGAATCGAGAATTTTGCAGACCGGCGGCTCGGCGCCCGGCGAAACTTCGACAAGATCGAGGCCAACCGCTTCCGCAAGCTCAAGAGCTTCGCGCGGGGTCATGACGCCGCGCATTTCTCCGGTTTCATCGATCAGGCGGATTTGTCGTGCGGTAATTTCACGGTTGGTGCGGGGGCCGTCTTCGGGCCGGCGCGGCGCTTCGGGGCGCTCGCGCGTAAAGGTGGGGCGATTAATGGCGATTCTCCAATTCTATTGAATGACGCCGCAATTTAGCGGCTTTCGCGCCGGGGGGGGAAGGGGGAAAATCAACCCATGTCCAACCCGGGATGTTCAGCATAGAGCTTTTG
Encoded proteins:
- the infC gene encoding translation initiation factor IF-3, giving the protein MNRPTFTRERPEAPRRPEDGPRTNREITARQIRLIDETGEMRGVMTPREALELAEAVGLDLVEVSPGAEPPVCKILDSGKFKYEMQKKAAEARKKQKIIEIKEIKLRPSIDDHDFDIKMRNAKAFLEDGDKVKITMRFRGREMAHQEVAQAVLDKVKAILDPLGKIEQHPKFEGRQITMVIAAK